Proteins co-encoded in one Kutzneria chonburiensis genomic window:
- a CDS encoding SDR family oxidoreductase, protein MSKVLEGRVAVITGASSGIGEAAAEHLAELGAQVVVLARRADRLAELVARIEKNGGQALALSVDVADAASVQAAADRVAADFGGADLLFNNAGVMLPAPVEQQRSDQWQREIDTNITGLMNAVGAFVPQLVASAQARGVADLINTSSIGAKNIYPNFAVYAGTKAFVTHTSRTLRAELGAKGVRVSAVEPGLVRTELQDHVTDAASNEWLDGVKDSLEWLTAEDVARLVGFLASQPPHVNLEQVTIMPTAQGS, encoded by the coding sequence ATGTCCAAGGTTCTTGAAGGTCGCGTCGCCGTCATCACCGGTGCGTCCAGCGGTATCGGCGAGGCCGCCGCCGAGCACCTGGCCGAGCTGGGTGCTCAGGTGGTCGTGCTGGCCCGGCGGGCCGACCGGCTGGCCGAGCTGGTCGCCCGGATCGAGAAGAACGGCGGCCAGGCGCTGGCCCTGTCGGTCGACGTGGCCGACGCCGCCTCCGTACAGGCCGCCGCCGACCGGGTCGCCGCCGACTTCGGCGGGGCCGACCTGCTGTTCAACAACGCCGGCGTGATGCTGCCGGCGCCGGTCGAGCAGCAGCGGTCTGACCAGTGGCAGCGGGAGATCGACACCAACATCACCGGGCTGATGAACGCCGTCGGGGCGTTCGTGCCGCAGCTGGTGGCGTCGGCTCAGGCCCGCGGCGTCGCCGACCTGATCAACACGTCCTCCATCGGCGCGAAGAACATCTACCCCAACTTCGCCGTCTACGCCGGCACCAAGGCCTTCGTCACGCACACGTCCCGCACCCTGCGGGCCGAGCTCGGGGCCAAGGGCGTGCGGGTCTCGGCGGTCGAGCCGGGGCTGGTGCGCACCGAGCTCCAGGACCACGTCACCGACGCTGCGTCGAACGAGTGGCTCGACGGCGTGAAGGACAGCCTCGAATGGCTGACCGCCGAGGACGTCGCCCGCCTGGTCGGCTTCCTCGCCTCACAGCCGCCCCACGTCAACCTGGAGCAGGTCACCATCATGCCCACCGCCCAGGGCAGCTGA
- a CDS encoding crotonase/enoyl-CoA hydratase family protein: MADDVLVETRGPVTIVSINRPAARNAVDGPTAAALAAAFRAFDADPAAAVAVLTGTGGYFCAGADLKAVGTSNGNAVTDDGDGPMGPTRLRLGKPVIAAVSGHAVAGGLELAAWCDLRVADETAVFGVFCRRWGVPLIDGGTVRLPRLIGESRAMDLILTGRPVDAAEALAIGLANRVVPAGQALTAAVELAEQLARFPQTCMRNDRLSAREQHGLSEVDAIAQELAYGKQSLTADTLAGAARFATGAGRHGQF, from the coding sequence ATGGCTGACGACGTTCTCGTGGAAACTCGCGGACCGGTCACGATTGTGTCAATCAACCGACCGGCCGCCCGCAACGCGGTGGACGGGCCGACCGCCGCCGCGCTGGCCGCCGCGTTCCGCGCCTTCGACGCCGACCCGGCCGCCGCCGTGGCCGTGCTGACCGGGACCGGCGGCTACTTCTGCGCCGGCGCCGACCTCAAGGCCGTCGGCACCAGTAACGGCAATGCCGTTACTGACGACGGCGACGGCCCGATGGGGCCCACGCGCCTGCGCCTGGGCAAGCCGGTCATCGCCGCCGTCAGCGGGCACGCCGTCGCCGGCGGCCTTGAGCTCGCCGCGTGGTGCGATCTCCGGGTGGCCGACGAGACCGCCGTGTTCGGCGTCTTCTGCCGGCGCTGGGGCGTGCCGCTGATCGACGGCGGCACCGTGCGACTCCCCCGGCTCATCGGCGAGAGCCGGGCCATGGACCTCATCCTCACCGGCCGTCCCGTCGACGCCGCCGAGGCGCTGGCCATCGGCCTGGCCAACCGAGTCGTACCGGCCGGCCAGGCGCTGACCGCCGCCGTGGAGCTGGCCGAGCAGCTGGCCAGGTTCCCGCAGACCTGCATGCGCAACGACCGATTGTCGGCCCGAGAACAGCACGGCCTGTCCGAAGTGGACGCCATTGCCCAGGAATTGGCCTACGGCAAGCAATCCCTTACCGCCGACACCCTCGCCGGCGCCGCCCGCTTCGCCACCGGCGCCGGCCGCCACGGCCAGTTTTGA
- a CDS encoding HNH endonuclease family protein: MRSSRWLLTLAGVVVLVIAAFVIKDVSGPTTASGSSPAQVQLAELPIAAQHSMAGYSRDRFKHWVTQGNGCDTREVVIERDGKDVRKDASCRATSGHWTSPYDNKQIDKASDLDIDHMVPLADAWRTGADKWTDERRSQFANDLTAPQLLAVSAASNRGKGDQDPAAWKPSNQAYWCTYATNWVIVKHTYQLFVTQAEHDALATMLTSCPS, encoded by the coding sequence ATGCGCTCGAGCCGATGGTTGCTGACCCTTGCCGGAGTTGTCGTTCTCGTGATAGCGGCGTTCGTCATCAAGGACGTCTCCGGGCCGACTACGGCCAGTGGTTCCTCGCCCGCCCAGGTGCAGTTGGCCGAGCTGCCGATCGCCGCCCAACACTCGATGGCCGGCTATTCCCGCGACCGGTTCAAGCACTGGGTCACGCAGGGTAACGGCTGCGACACCCGGGAGGTGGTCATCGAGCGCGACGGCAAGGACGTGCGCAAGGACGCGTCCTGCCGCGCGACCAGCGGCCACTGGACCAGCCCGTACGACAACAAGCAGATCGACAAGGCCTCCGACCTGGACATCGACCACATGGTGCCGCTGGCCGACGCCTGGCGGACCGGGGCCGACAAGTGGACCGACGAGCGGCGTTCGCAGTTCGCGAACGACCTGACCGCGCCCCAGCTGCTGGCCGTCTCGGCGGCCAGCAACCGTGGCAAGGGCGACCAGGACCCGGCCGCCTGGAAGCCGTCCAACCAGGCCTACTGGTGCACGTATGCCACCAACTGGGTGATCGTCAAGCACACCTACCAGCTGTTCGTGACCCAGGCCGAGCACGACGCCCTGGCCACCATGCTGACCTCGTGCCCGAGTTGA
- a CDS encoding helix-turn-helix transcriptional regulator — MVEDSGVDELVRQWTAERSQDAELQEVNRIKSQWLAETPSVPRQRPGIPAQRGGRGSARGLFEVDAVDPAYLAAMRKRLPGVPDELLTEVATCWQLAGAVEEAEAWWDAGISPLDQRALDYRAAGLAPSDLARRLGPLTVLEHLRRGSAAAWCVARLNRQQRP; from the coding sequence ATGGTCGAAGACTCCGGGGTCGACGAGCTCGTCAGGCAGTGGACTGCCGAGCGGTCGCAGGACGCCGAGCTTCAAGAGGTGAATCGGATCAAGTCCCAGTGGCTTGCCGAGACGCCGTCCGTGCCGCGGCAGCGGCCCGGAATTCCCGCCCAGCGGGGCGGTCGGGGCAGCGCGCGTGGCCTGTTCGAGGTGGACGCGGTCGACCCGGCCTACCTGGCCGCCATGCGCAAGCGGCTGCCCGGGGTGCCCGACGAGCTGCTCACCGAGGTGGCGACGTGCTGGCAGCTGGCCGGCGCCGTCGAAGAGGCCGAGGCCTGGTGGGACGCCGGCATCAGCCCGCTCGACCAGCGTGCGCTCGACTACCGCGCGGCCGGCCTGGCGCCGTCCGACCTGGCGCGCCGACTCGGCCCGCTCACCGTGCTGGAGCATCTGCGTCGGGGCAGTGCGGCAGCGTGGTGCGTGGCCCGGCTCAACCGGCAGCAGCGTCCCTGA